A region of Leishmania infantum JPCM5 genome chromosome 31 DNA encodes the following proteins:
- a CDS encoding ferredoxin, 2fe-2s-like protein, with amino-acid sequence MFVRRRGFSLVTLALPRSLSDAMSPIKLSRSSCSSETGPSPPSASSTTSLRSETPGKVLVRIRDRAGATYERMYNEGDNLMEAIRDDTTLPVEVPGACNGTCQCSTCHVLLRSAEWLGKVEKLFAITDAEQDCLDKAPGVSDASRLSCQLTLSGELNGIEIDLPTSTLDVRWQAAYRRSTKK; translated from the coding sequence ATGTTTGTCCGTCGCCGCGGTTTTTCTCTTGTGACCTTGGCGCTACCCAGAAGTCTCAGTGATGCGATGTCGCCCATCAAGCTCTCCAGGTCATCCTGCAGCTCGGAGACTggcccctctcctccctccgcgTCTTCAACGACGTCCCTCCGCTCCGAGACACCTGGCAAGGTTCTCGTGCGTATCCGCGACCGTGCCGGAGCCACGTACGAGCGTATGTACAATGAGGGCGACAACTTGATGGAGGCAATCCGTGACGACACCACCCTGCCGGTGGAGGTGCCGGGGGCCTGCAACGGCACCTGCCAGTGCTCCACCTGCCATGTTCTCCTTCGCTCCGCGGAGTGGTTAGGCAAGGTGGAGAAGCTGTTTGCCATCACGGACGCCGAGCAGGACTGCCTTGATAAGGCGCCTGGCGTATCGGATGCCTCACGGCTCAGCTGCCAGCTCACTTTGTCAGGGGAGCTCAACGGAATTGAAATCGACCTGCCAACGAGCACGCTGGACGTGCGATGGCAGGCTGCCTATCGACGCTCCACCAAGAAGTGA